The sequence AAATTATCGGGAAAGATCCCGAGTCTTACATCATTCTTTCTGCACATTATGATTCCTATTTCACAGGATTCCAAGATGATAATGCAGCGATCGGTCTCATGCTTGGAATTGCGAAAGGCTTAATCGACAGTGGGTACCAACCAGAAAAAACAATTATTTTTAACGCACTAGCAGCTGAGGAATGGGGAGTTTCTAATACTCGTTATGACTGGTCAACAGGTGCATACAATCAAATTTTCCGAATTCATCCTGAATGGGCTGGAAAAGCAGTGGCAAACATCAACTTTGAGCTTCCTGCATATGAGCATGCAAAAAGTGAAGAAATTCGTTCGGTATATGAACTGAAGCCTTACCTTGAAGACTTTGCAAAGAAGGTACCAGCTGTAGATGGTGTGTATGAAGAAGGGATATCCGTTGTATCACCACTTCGTACCTGGTCAGATGATTTTTCATTCTCCCTTGGTGGTGTTCCAGCACTACGAAATGACTTCCAAGATAGCGAGTTTATGCGTACACATTATCATAGTCAATTTGATACTGATGAAACGTATAATGAAAAGGCATACTTATTCCACCATAATTTATATGGCTTACTAGCAATCTATTATGACCAGACAGCTGTTGTACCACTTGATTTTACCGTCCGTTTAAATGCATTAAAAGAATCAATCAATCAGGATGTTTTTGAACAATCGGGCGTATCTTCAAAGGAACTCGTATCCCAAATTGACGAAGTGATCGCTGAAGTGGACAAAGTAAATAGTGAAGTGAAAAATATTAATGAAAATTATCAACAGGCATTAAATGAAGGGGACGAAAAAACTGCGAAAAAGCTATATGAAGACAGCAGAACGCTAAACGCTAAACTATTGGAAACGTTTAAATTGGCACAAGACCAATTAGTAAAACTAACTTGGGAAGACGTACAAATTTTCCCTCATGAATATGCACAAAACAATATAGAAAACCTTTCTCTTTCCATTGAAGCATTGAATAAGGGCGAGATCAACACCGCTTTAGATGAATACCTATGGGCAGTTGATAATAACTGGTATGCTTATGATTGGGATCGAGAAGTGTTCGACTACTTCACAGACTATGTAGTAGATCAACCTGAAGAGAGATTGATGTGGGGAGCCGGTCGAGTGATCGGGCATGTGGATTTATATGATCAAATCAACTCATTAATTGAGAAAAAAGAACAACCGAATGCAGATGTTTCAGAAGAACTGAAAGCATTAAATTCAGCATTAGAAAATCAAATCCAACTACTTAAAACACTAGTGAACGAAGAATTGGAAAGTGTTAAAGCAATTAGTGAAACATTAACAAAATAACTAAAAACACGATTTGTCATGAACATACGACAAATCGTGTTTTTTTATGAAACGCCGGGACGGTTCTGATGTTTCATTTTCGGGGCGCCCCTTTTTTCAGGGCGTGACTGTGACCACCCGAATTCATTCGTTGCAAATGAAACGCGAGAACCGTCCCCATGTTTCATTCAGACCGGTTGAAGCTAAAAATCAAATATTGTTTATTTAGGTTACAATCCCACATCAGGAAGATATCTTTCATCGACCGATTAAATAGGTCTTCAAACACTCTTTTGTGCTGGAGGTATCCCTTTTTAATTTCTCTCGTGTAGGTTAGTAACAGGTCTTCATTCCCCTTATCTAAAAGCAAGTGCTCCAACGGATAGATGGTCCCTTTAAGTTCAATTGCACAGACACTCTGTGTATTCTTGATCACTTGTAGTTCACTCGGAACTTTATGAAGCTGGGAGCTGACCCTTCGAATACATTGGAATAACTCCTGTTCAAAGCTTTCATCTAACGTCACTTTCGAATCATTTTTATTATTTACGAGTAGCAAAACACCTGAGTTCGTATCGAAATTCCAATCTTGATAGAAAGAGTTAAAGGA is a genomic window of Niallia sp. XMNu-256 containing:
- a CDS encoding M28 family peptidase, translated to MTTNVEPSNGKEKNAFELASDEYLSKVDIDYSYKFTKSLEEYKTNEKLGYRTAGSEAEIKTGNKIYEEMKNIGLTEVTRDEFTLDTWEFEKAELSFKDANGQDYHSVLGAYQVNFNTNGVKEFDVVYAGKGTKNDLAELDIEGKIVLVDINQREEWWVNYPALQAHFKGAAAIIAVQEGGYSEVDPDALNAQDICGPDDAPAFSMSQTDAKVLKEAISNSETGTLKVNFDAKSTVNFDGKSYNYYGKIIGKDPESYIILSAHYDSYFTGFQDDNAAIGLMLGIAKGLIDSGYQPEKTIIFNALAAEEWGVSNTRYDWSTGAYNQIFRIHPEWAGKAVANINFELPAYEHAKSEEIRSVYELKPYLEDFAKKVPAVDGVYEEGISVVSPLRTWSDDFSFSLGGVPALRNDFQDSEFMRTHYHSQFDTDETYNEKAYLFHHNLYGLLAIYYDQTAVVPLDFTVRLNALKESINQDVFEQSGVSSKELVSQIDEVIAEVDKVNSEVKNINENYQQALNEGDEKTAKKLYEDSRTLNAKLLETFKLAQDQLVKLTWEDVQIFPHEYAQNNIENLSLSIEALNKGEINTALDEYLWAVDNNWYAYDWDREVFDYFTDYVVDQPEERLMWGAGRVIGHVDLYDQINSLIEKKEQPNADVSEELKALNSALENQIQLLKTLVNEELESVKAISETLTK
- a CDS encoding Na-translocating system protein MpsC family protein; translation: MVVVQEDLLAVSSSFSKIIKRGIGKGPESCYTVFTANRLYVYIRNFMTPAEEILTSKQEYNLVMKYRSSVITALSVELVEEASQLLGISFNSFYQDWNFDTNSGVLLLVNNKNDSKVTLDESFEQELFQCIRRVSSQLHKVPSELQVIKNTQSVCAIELKGTIYPLEHLLLDKGNEDLLLTYTREIKKGYLQHKRVFEDLFNRSMKDIFLMWDCNLNKQYLIFSFNRSE